AGCGGCGTGTGCGCCGGGGCACCGGTCAGGACCGCGTGCTTCAACTCGCGCAGCCACGCGCCTTTTGTCATGCCAGAGGCTTCGAGGCGCTGCTTGTCGATGCCGAGACGGACCTTTTCTTCGACCAGGTAGGACAGGCAGGGAATGCCGTGGTCGACAAAGCAGGCGCGCACACGGAACGTCGTCTCGTCGTGCACGACATCGTCGCCTGGTTCAGTCGTTGCTGCCGCCACGCTGGCAAAGCGATCCCGGCTGGAAAACCGCGCGCTGCGCATGTGGCCGTCCAGTGCCAGTTCATGCACCTCGACCACCAGCTCCATGTCGTAGCGATGCACGACATTCCAGGTATAGGCGCGCAGCTTATGCCCGACCTGCGCCACGAACCCTGGCCCGCCGTACAGCGCGATGGACGGCTTGCGTCCTAGCAGTACCCGCAGCAGTTGGTCGAAGCCGGAAAAGTGATCCATATGGGTGTGCGTGACAAACACGTGCGAAACGCGCATCAGGTCGCGCGGCATCAGCGCGGTGATGTCGCCGAGGTCGAACAACAATGCGCGCCGCTCGTCCAGGAAGTCCAGGAACAGGACGGGGTCGCCGAAGACGTCATTGACGAGTCGGGCTTGCAGCAGGGGGCGCATGGTCACTCGCGCGCAAATGTCGGAGAGGCAAGGTGCGTGTTGGGATACATTGGCTCATTGCGGGGCCTTTGTACCAGAATAGGACGCACTGGTTTGCGGCGCATCGACAACGTCGGCGCGCCCCGATCGCGCAGCGGATCAGCGCAGCTCAGGCGGTCAGGTGTTGCAGTGAGGCAAGCCGATCGATGGCTTGTTGCAATTCTGACTTCAGTTGTCCGACCAGTTCCGCCGCGGGCAGCGCTCGCGCCAGCGGTACCGCCTGTCCCGCCCACTGCGCCGCATAGTCTGCGCTCCCCCTGGCCTTGGCGGCAGCGTGGAGCGCCTTGCCGGCGTCATACGTGTTGGGGTAGTCGGGAATGGCAGGCGCGTCCGGATGCTCGCCCAGCGCCGTGAGGCGGTTCGTAAAGCCCCGGGCGGCGCGGCCGGAGATGGCGCGCGTGAGCGTGGTGGGGCGCTTGCTGTGCGCCGCGAGTGCGCTGCGATAGGCGGCGTCGACCGACGTCTCGGGGCAGGCGATGAAAGCGGTGCCAAGCTGCGCCGCTTGCGCGCCTAGCGCCAATACCGCGGCAATACCCGCGCCATCCATGATGCCGCCGGCTGCGATCACGGGCAGGCTCGTGTTCCGTACCAGGACACGCACGAGCGCCAGCGTCCCGAGGCCCTCGTCATATGCGGCCGGATCGAACACGCCACGATGGCCGCCCGCTTCGATGCCCTGCGCGACAATGGCGTCGATGCCCGCCGCTTCGATCTGGCGAGCTTCCTGCAACGACGTCGCGCTGGCCAGCAGCACGATGCCTGCGCTGCGCAGCGCATCGATCTTCTGCTGCGCGGGAAGGCCGAAATGAAAGCTCACGACTGCGGGCTTTTCTTCCCGCAGCATGCGGAACATATCCTCGTCCTCGACGAAACTCTTGTAGATCTCACGCAGCATGGCGGGGACCGCGACTCCGTGCTCCGCGAAGCGCGGGGCGAGATAGTCGAGCCAGGCTTTCTCGCGCGCGGGATCGGACCGGGCCGGCGCATGGCAGAACAGGTTGACATTGAACGGCTTGCCGGTCAGGGCGCGCGTCTCGCGGATCGCCTTGCGCGCCGCCTCGGCGTCCATGGCACCAACGCCGAGCGAACCCAGGCCCCCGGCCTCGGACACGGCAGCCGCCAGCGCGGGCGTACCGACCCCTGCCATCGGCGCCTGGATGATCGGCGTGGAAATATGCAGGCGCGCAAGCAGGCCGCAGCGGTGGTCCAATGGCTTCGATGTTTCCATGATGCAATTCCCTTGTTGAATCGCCAGGTGCCTGAATGCACCGGGCATAAAGCAGTCGCGGCCTGCCATGGCGCGCAGGCGGGGGCTGGTCAGTCGTGGCGCAGTTCCCGCAGGAAGGCTTCGTATGCCGACGTGCTGAAGCCGGATCGCCTGACCAGGAAGGTGTGGACCGGCCTGATCGGCACCGTGTGGAATTCCGCCGCGTCCGGATGCAGTGCCAGTAGGGAGCGCGGCACGATGCCGACGGCGGATCCTCCGGACACATAGGCAAAGATCGCATGATAGGAAGGCATTTCCACCACGGAGAGCCGGCGGCGCATTTCCTCGCCGCCTGACTCCAGCCAGTCTTCGGCACACTGTCGATAGGTGCAGCCCCGGGCGAAGGCTGCCAGATGTCGCAGCGTGACGTCCCTGGGCAGGCGAACCTTCGGATGCGTGGCGGGCAGTACCAGCACCAGCTCTTCGGTCCGCAGGAAAACACCGTCCAGCCCCTCGCCCAGCGCGGCGACATCGAGGCTGCGCGGCGCGCCCGTGCCCGGATGGGCCACCACCGCGCAATCCAGGCGGTGCGCCAGCACAGCGTCCGCCAGGAACTGCGTGGTGCCCGTCGTGACGGTCAGTTCAACCTCCGGCCAGGCCGCGTGATAGCGCCCCAGCGGCTTTGGCAGCACCGTTGCCGCTGAACTCTCCATCGAGCCCAGGCGCAGCCTGCCGCTTGGCGCAGTGGTGCGCATGGACTGGCGCGCCTCCTCGGCCAGCGCGAGCAATTGCTCGGCATAGACCAGCAGCCGCTGGCCTTCCGGCGTCAGGAGCATCTTCTTGCTGTCTCGCTGGAACAGCGCAACGCCAAGGCTTTCCTCCAGCTGCTTGATGCGCGTGGTGACGTTGGATTGCACCCGTTCCAGCGTCCTGGCCGCCCGCGTGATGCTTTGTTCGCGGGCGACGGCCTGAAAGATTTCAAGTTCAGCAAGTTCCACACTGGCTACGGCACCTTGCGGTATCGTTCTCAAAATAAGAACTAAATATGATTTAGTATTGTGTATTGAGAATGTGATGTCAAGCCGCGATTGCCGGTCAAACACAAAGAGCGGCCATGGCCGCTCTGGTGACGCTGTTCAGTAGTCGCTTAGCTTATTGCCGTCGACTTCAACCAGGCGGTCGAGCCGCACGGTTTCGTTCGAACTGAGCAGCACATATTCGGCGCCGCCGCGATTGAACACGTCCTTGACGGCAGCCTCGCGATGCTGCAGCACGCCATCGTCATCGCGGTAGCTGACGCTGGTGCGCTTGCGCAGTGTCGCAAGATCCTCAAGCCGGTCGTGGAACTCGCAGCTGATCGGGCTGTAGTCGTTGTTCTGGCTGCTCATGGCCTTACTCCTGGATGATCGCGCCGCCGACGTGCGCGAGGAAGAACACGGAATCTTCGAGCGCTTCGGCATCATGCTGTTCGCCATGGCCGATCTTCATAAAGTCACCCGCAGACAGCACCAGCTCGCCGAAACGGATGCGTCCCGACAGCATCAGGATCTGTTCCGGGCCTTCATGGTCATGCAGCGGAAAGCGCGCACCCGCCTTGAACTCGATGAAGTCAGCACCTTCCCCGTTCTCTGCCCAGACCGTTGCAACCCGGATGCCGGGAAAGCCGGTCTCAACGTATTCGCGAGCGGTGTTGGTGAAGTGAAGCATGTGAGTCTCCTGCGATGTGACTGGATCAGGCCATGCCGATAGGGCTATCCGGCCTGCTTTGTGGCGCTTGCGATTCAATCGCATGCGATTGATATAGGCATGGTTCATGCCGGCATCGAAGTCAAGGAATTTCTTGGGGCAAGAATGCCGCGCAAGGATGCCGCGCCTATTTCGCTCCCGACGGGTTTGGCCCGCGTTCCAGGATCTTGTACAGGTGCGAGCGGGAGATCTTCAACTGCTCGGCCGCGCGTTTCTTGTTGCCGCCATGGCGCGCGACGGCGTCCATCACCGCGGCATAGGCAAGCTCCCGCATGCCCGCGGCAGGCTCGGCAGGTGAACGATGTGCGGGAGAGGGCGATGGCAGGTCGTCCGCCGCGGCAGTCTCGTACGGATTCGCTGGTTCGGCCGCATGCACAGAGGGCTGGCTTTCCAGTCCCGACAGCCCGCGCGCCGATTCGCCGCGTGCGAAGTCCGCCACGCGCAGCGTCCGGCCATCGCAGAAGACCAGCGCTTCCTCGATGCGCTGGCGCAGCTGGCGCACATTGCCGGGCCATGGCTGGCCGGCGAGGTAGCGCGCCACGTCGTGGTCGATGCCTGGCGCCGGCATGGCGTTGCGCGCGCAGAAGGCGTCGACGAAATGCTGCAGCAGCGCCGGAATGTCCTCGCGCCGCTGGCGCAACGCGGGGATGCGCAGCACCACGCCGCTGAGCCGGTAGTACAAGTCAAGGCGAAAACGCCCGGCGTCGATCAGCTCGGGAATGTCGCGGTTGGTGGCCGAGACCAGCCGGAAGTCGACCCGCTGCGCGCGGCGGCTGCCAAGGCGTTCGACCATGTGGTCTTCGAGCACGCGCAGCAGCTTGACCTGCATCTCCATCGGGATGTCGGCGACCTCGTCGAGAAAGACCGTGCCGCCGGCCGCCAGTTCGAGCTTGCCCGCCTGCCCCTGGCGCTGGCTCCCGGTGAAGGCGCCGGGCGCATGGCCGAACAGTTCGGATTCGATCAGCGTGGCGGGCAGGGCAGCCAGGTTCAGGCTGACCAGTGGCCGCCCGCTTGCCGGCTCGGATCCGGCGCCGTGGATGGCGCGGGCCACCAGTTCCTTGCCGGTGCCGCTTTCGCCCAGGATCAGCACCGGCACGTCAAGACGTGCCACGGTCTGGATTTCCCGGCGCAGGCGCTGCATCGGCGCGCTTTCGCCGATCAGGCCGAACGTCGCTTGCCGCTCGTGCAAGCCGTTGCGAAGGCCGTCGAACTCGCGCTGATAGCGCGCCACTTCGGAGCGCAATTCAACCAGTTCCTTATGCATGCGGACCAGGGCTTCCGGCCCCTTGAACATGACCTGGCCGATGGCGCCCACCACCTCGCCGTCCTGGCGGATCGGCATGCGGTTGACCACGCGGGTGGCGCCGTCAAGCTGCTGCAACTGCCCGATCTCGGC
This genomic interval from Cupriavidus oxalaticus contains the following:
- a CDS encoding ribonuclease Z, which translates into the protein MRPLLQARLVNDVFGDPVLFLDFLDERRALLFDLGDITALMPRDLMRVSHVFVTHTHMDHFSGFDQLLRVLLGRKPSIALYGGPGFVAQVGHKLRAYTWNVVHRYDMELVVEVHELALDGHMRSARFSSRDRFASVAAATTEPGDDVVHDETTFRVRACFVDHGIPCLSYLVEEKVRLGIDKQRLEASGMTKGAWLRELKHAVLTGAPAHTPLLVQWRDRSGDRAVTRTIGELGRLILDAEPGQRIGYATDLRDTSDNMQALSNLMQGVDQLFIESVFLEDDRAHALRKNHLTASAAGRIARCAGARAVTPFHFSPRYRGRAAELADEVQAAWEGC
- a CDS encoding NAD(P)H-dependent flavin oxidoreductase yields the protein METSKPLDHRCGLLARLHISTPIIQAPMAGVGTPALAAAVSEAGGLGSLGVGAMDAEAARKAIRETRALTGKPFNVNLFCHAPARSDPAREKAWLDYLAPRFAEHGVAVPAMLREIYKSFVEDEDMFRMLREEKPAVVSFHFGLPAQQKIDALRSAGIVLLASATSLQEARQIEAAGIDAIVAQGIEAGGHRGVFDPAAYDEGLGTLALVRVLVRNTSLPVIAAGGIMDGAGIAAVLALGAQAAQLGTAFIACPETSVDAAYRSALAAHSKRPTTLTRAISGRAARGFTNRLTALGEHPDAPAIPDYPNTYDAGKALHAAAKARGSADYAAQWAGQAVPLARALPAAELVGQLKSELQQAIDRLASLQHLTA
- a CDS encoding LysR substrate-binding domain-containing protein, which codes for MELAELEIFQAVAREQSITRAARTLERVQSNVTTRIKQLEESLGVALFQRDSKKMLLTPEGQRLLVYAEQLLALAEEARQSMRTTAPSGRLRLGSMESSAATVLPKPLGRYHAAWPEVELTVTTGTTQFLADAVLAHRLDCAVVAHPGTGAPRSLDVAALGEGLDGVFLRTEELVLVLPATHPKVRLPRDVTLRHLAAFARGCTYRQCAEDWLESGGEEMRRRLSVVEMPSYHAIFAYVSGGSAVGIVPRSLLALHPDAAEFHTVPIRPVHTFLVRRSGFSTSAYEAFLRELRHD
- a CDS encoding cupin domain-containing protein, whose amino-acid sequence is MLHFTNTAREYVETGFPGIRVATVWAENGEGADFIEFKAGARFPLHDHEGPEQILMLSGRIRFGELVLSAGDFMKIGHGEQHDAEALEDSVFFLAHVGGAIIQE
- a CDS encoding sigma-54 interaction domain-containing protein; translated protein: MSGIALGVLVCSRDGSRLAAIGACRDPAIADAAFTACAHAQAPGQGRRLFPVEAGTRRFIGLSLADGDHQLILLHRADTEAVLLDFLGTVPFAGAILDYFLNDPYQAITVVDKAGRVRFISPIHEEFLGLDPGAGIGRPAADVIPNSRLPQVVASGKAEIGQLQQLDGATRVVNRMPIRQDGEVVGAIGQVMFKGPEALVRMHKELVELRSEVARYQREFDGLRNGLHERQATFGLIGESAPMQRLRREIQTVARLDVPVLILGESGTGKELVARAIHGAGSEPASGRPLVSLNLAALPATLIESELFGHAPGAFTGSQRQGQAGKLELAAGGTVFLDEVADIPMEMQVKLLRVLEDHMVERLGSRRAQRVDFRLVSATNRDIPELIDAGRFRLDLYYRLSGVVLRIPALRQRREDIPALLQHFVDAFCARNAMPAPGIDHDVARYLAGQPWPGNVRQLRQRIEEALVFCDGRTLRVADFARGESARGLSGLESQPSVHAAEPANPYETAAADDLPSPSPAHRSPAEPAAGMRELAYAAVMDAVARHGGNKKRAAEQLKISRSHLYKILERGPNPSGAK